One part of the Anaeromyxobacter sp. Fw109-5 genome encodes these proteins:
- the queD gene encoding 6-carboxytetrahydropterin synthase QueD: MAAIDYTDGRRMRLDVEFYFAAAHRLPRYEGPCFRMHGHNYRFFVALEGDVDPRTGMIADFGEVKRIVQEQVLARLDHRTLNDVLENPTAENIARWIWEVLEPHVPGLAEVRLFEIPDSCVTYRGGRGR; encoded by the coding sequence ATGGCAGCGATCGACTACACGGACGGCCGCCGCATGCGGCTCGACGTCGAGTTCTACTTCGCGGCGGCCCACCGTCTTCCCCGCTACGAGGGCCCGTGCTTCCGCATGCACGGGCACAACTACCGGTTCTTCGTGGCGCTCGAGGGAGACGTCGACCCGCGCACCGGGATGATCGCCGACTTCGGCGAGGTGAAGCGCATCGTGCAGGAGCAGGTCCTGGCGCGCCTCGATCACCGGACGCTGAACGACGTGCTCGAGAACCCGACGGCCGAGAACATCGCGCGCTGGATCTGGGAGGTGCTCGAGCCGCACGTGCCGGGCCTCGCGGAGGTCCGGCTGTTCGAGATCCCCGACTCCTGCGTGACGTACCGAGGGGGCCGTGGCCGTTAG
- the folE gene encoding GTP cyclohydrolase I, which translates to MAVRPLRSARARGSSAAPDAAAAAEAVERFLDALGLPPQVRASPDLQGTHRRVAQAWLEDLVDGYRRDPAEILADAIPSPSRDLVAVTGIAFHSVCPHHLLPSRGVAHVAYLPGGRVVGFGQLVRLVDALAHRLVLQEDLAHGIADALVTHLGARGAACLLDAEQLCMTVRGEKRGAARAHADAWLGALARGASRQRFLDLAGRAGATRRRPGAGRRRR; encoded by the coding sequence GTGGCCGTTAGGCCCCTCCGCTCCGCGCGCGCGCGCGGCTCGAGCGCGGCGCCGGACGCCGCCGCCGCGGCGGAGGCGGTGGAGCGGTTCCTCGACGCGCTCGGATTGCCTCCGCAGGTCCGCGCCTCGCCGGATCTGCAGGGGACCCACCGCAGGGTGGCGCAGGCGTGGCTCGAGGACCTCGTGGACGGGTACCGGCGCGATCCCGCCGAGATCCTCGCCGACGCGATCCCCTCGCCGAGCCGCGATCTCGTGGCCGTGACCGGGATCGCGTTCCACTCCGTCTGCCCGCACCACCTCCTCCCTTCGCGCGGCGTCGCGCACGTCGCGTACCTGCCCGGTGGCAGGGTGGTGGGCTTCGGTCAGCTCGTCCGGCTCGTGGACGCCCTCGCGCACCGGCTGGTGCTCCAGGAGGATCTGGCCCACGGGATCGCCGACGCGCTCGTCACGCACCTGGGCGCGCGCGGCGCGGCGTGCCTGCTGGACGCGGAGCAGCTCTGCATGACGGTCCGCGGCGAGAAGCGCGGCGCGGCCCGCGCCCACGCGGACGCCTGGCTCGGCGCCCTCGCGCGCGGGGCGTCGCGGCAGCGCTTCCTCGACCTCGCCGGGCGCGCCGGCGCGACGCGCCGCCGGCCGGGCGCGGGGAGGCGCCGGAGGTGA
- a CDS encoding SDR family NAD(P)-dependent oxidoreductase codes for MSARTAIVTGGGRGIGAAIARALTARGVAVTVFARTAAELERVVAGGGAALAVAGDVSREADVGRLVEAHERALGPADLLVNNAGVLARGLAEELSPAAFRAVLEVNLTGAFLCARAVIPGMKARRRGRIVNVASISGTIGTEAASAYNASKWGLIGLTKCLAEELRPHAVQCVAVSPGSTDTDLLRATPFAPAMTPEDVARVVVFAALDAPAAITAANLEVYG; via the coding sequence GTGAGCGCTCGCACCGCCATCGTGACCGGCGGGGGGCGCGGGATCGGCGCCGCGATCGCGCGCGCGCTCACCGCCCGCGGCGTCGCGGTGACGGTGTTCGCGCGGACCGCGGCCGAGCTGGAGCGGGTCGTCGCCGGCGGTGGGGCCGCGCTCGCGGTGGCGGGGGACGTCTCCCGCGAGGCCGACGTGGGGCGCCTGGTCGAGGCCCACGAGCGCGCCCTCGGCCCGGCGGATCTGCTCGTGAACAACGCCGGCGTGCTGGCGCGCGGACTCGCCGAGGAGCTCTCGCCCGCCGCGTTCCGCGCGGTGCTCGAGGTGAACCTCACCGGCGCGTTCCTCTGCGCGCGCGCCGTGATCCCAGGCATGAAGGCGCGCCGGCGCGGGCGCATCGTGAACGTCGCGTCGATCTCCGGGACGATCGGCACGGAGGCGGCGAGCGCCTACAACGCCTCGAAGTGGGGGCTCATCGGGCTCACCAAGTGCCTCGCCGAGGAGCTCCGGCCGCACGCGGTGCAGTGCGTGGCGGTGTCGCCCGGCAGCACCGACACGGACCTGCTGAGGGCCACGCCCTTCGCGCCCGCCATGACGCCCGAGGACGTCGCGCGGGTGGTGGTGTTCGCGGCCCTCGACGCGCCCGCCGCCATCACCGCGGCGAACCTGGAGGTCTACGGATGA
- a CDS encoding FAD-binding oxidoreductase translates to MTAPVAAALEDLARAFPAERLARDPERLEAYGRDESDLGSYPPDVAVLVESAEEVREVFRIASAHRVPVVPVAARSGKSGGVLALHGGIAVSLERLNRILEISPEDLVARVEPGVITGQLQAAVEQHGLFYPPDPNSLEMCTIGGNVAENAGGPRALKYGVTREYVLGLTAVVPTGEIVKAGHRSIKGVAGYDLTGLFVGSEGTLGIVTEVTLKLLPRPRHVSTALVVFDSVATAARAVSRVLAQGVIPRCLELLDDVSLAAAAKTSPFRFPAGAGAALLVETDGNDEEGVFAEIVRVAEIVQGDASGEVIVAQNEAQRRDVWETRRYLSVNLKALHPKKLSEDIAVPRSRIPEMVERAKGIGARRGLVVATYGHAGDGNLHCNVLFDREDQRPQVDLAVAEILRAAVDLGGTITGEHGVGLAKRDFLEYEQGRELVALQRRLKAVFDPLGILNPGKIFPG, encoded by the coding sequence ATGACCGCCCCCGTCGCCGCCGCGCTGGAAGACCTCGCGCGGGCGTTCCCCGCCGAGCGGCTCGCGCGCGATCCCGAGCGGCTCGAGGCGTACGGGCGCGACGAGTCCGACCTCGGCTCCTACCCGCCGGACGTCGCCGTGCTCGTCGAGTCCGCCGAGGAGGTCCGGGAGGTGTTCCGCATCGCCAGCGCGCACCGCGTGCCCGTGGTGCCGGTCGCGGCGCGCAGCGGCAAGTCGGGCGGGGTGCTCGCGCTGCACGGGGGGATCGCGGTCTCGCTCGAGCGGCTGAACCGGATCCTGGAGATCTCGCCCGAGGACCTCGTCGCCCGGGTCGAGCCCGGGGTGATCACCGGCCAGCTGCAGGCGGCGGTCGAGCAGCACGGGCTGTTCTACCCGCCGGACCCGAACTCGCTCGAGATGTGCACCATCGGCGGGAACGTCGCCGAGAACGCGGGCGGCCCTCGCGCGCTCAAGTACGGCGTCACCCGCGAGTACGTGCTCGGGCTCACCGCGGTCGTGCCGACGGGCGAGATCGTGAAGGCCGGACACCGGAGCATCAAGGGCGTCGCCGGCTACGATCTGACCGGCCTGTTCGTCGGCAGCGAGGGCACGCTCGGGATCGTGACCGAGGTGACGCTGAAGCTCCTGCCCCGGCCGCGGCACGTCTCGACGGCGCTCGTGGTGTTCGACTCCGTCGCCACCGCCGCGCGCGCCGTCTCGCGCGTGCTGGCGCAGGGGGTGATCCCGCGCTGCCTCGAGCTCCTCGACGACGTGTCGCTGGCGGCGGCGGCGAAGACCTCGCCGTTCCGCTTCCCCGCCGGCGCCGGCGCGGCGCTCCTCGTCGAGACCGACGGCAACGACGAGGAGGGCGTGTTCGCCGAGATCGTCCGCGTCGCGGAGATCGTGCAGGGCGACGCCTCGGGCGAGGTCATCGTCGCGCAGAACGAGGCGCAGCGGCGCGACGTATGGGAGACGCGCCGCTATCTCTCCGTGAACCTGAAGGCGCTCCACCCGAAGAAGCTCTCGGAGGACATCGCGGTGCCGCGCTCGCGCATCCCGGAGATGGTGGAGCGCGCGAAGGGCATCGGCGCGCGCCGCGGCCTCGTCGTGGCGACCTACGGCCACGCCGGCGACGGAAACCTCCACTGCAACGTCCTCTTCGACCGCGAGGACCAGCGGCCGCAGGTGGACCTCGCGGTGGCGGAGATCCTGCGCGCGGCGGTCGACCTGGGCGGCACCATCACCGGCGAGCACGGGGTGGGGCTCGCGAAGCGGGACTTCCTCGAGTACGAGCAGGGCCGGGAGCTCGTCGCCCTCCAGCGCCGCCTCAAGGCGGTGTTCGATCCGCTGGGAATCCTGAATCCCGGGAAGATCTTCCCGGGCTGA
- a CDS encoding 2-oxoacid:acceptor oxidoreductase subunit alpha encodes MSTQVSVAKHKVEQVETVTIRFVGDSGDGMQLTGTEFTRASALAGNDLATFPDYPAEIRAPAGSLAGVSGYQVNFGSREIHTPGDAPDVLVAMNPAALKTNLADLKPGGMLLVNVGAFTPGNLEKAGYKTNPLEDAALKQSYKIFPVDMNKLTEMALAGSGLSSKEVARCKNYFALGLMYWLYSRPIEAQLESIQRKFAKKPEFAAANAAVFKAGHAYGETSEVFFQRYEVPKSKLAPGTYRSVTGNFATALGFATVARLTGRQVFLGSYPITPATEILQEMSYFKEHGVVTYQAEDEIAGIGSAIGAAFGGALACTTTSGPGLALKTEMMGLAVITELPLVVVNVQRGGPSTGMPTKTEQADLLMALFGRHGEAPMPVIAAQSPADCFWAAIEAMKIATKWMTPVLLLTDGYLGNGSEPFKIPSLDELPKLKVSYQTSPNYADGTQYMPYLRDDKLVRPWAIPGTPGLEHRVGGLEKDSLSGMVSYDGMNHERMVKTRAQKIRNVVEDVPDVETFGAASGDLLLVSWGGTFGAVRGAAEELQARGKAVGHVHLRWLNPLPKNLGEVLKGFKKVFVPEVNDGQLAFYLRGKFPGVDPLQFNRINGKPIKISELVGKVLEVL; translated from the coding sequence ATGTCCACGCAAGTCTCCGTGGCAAAGCACAAGGTCGAGCAGGTCGAGACCGTCACCATCCGGTTCGTCGGCGACTCCGGCGACGGCATGCAGCTGACGGGGACCGAGTTCACGCGCGCGAGCGCCCTCGCCGGCAACGACCTCGCCACCTTCCCGGACTACCCCGCGGAGATCCGTGCGCCCGCCGGCTCGCTCGCCGGCGTGTCGGGCTACCAGGTGAACTTCGGGTCGCGGGAGATCCACACCCCCGGTGATGCCCCCGACGTCCTCGTGGCCATGAACCCGGCCGCGCTGAAGACGAACCTGGCGGACCTGAAGCCGGGTGGCATGCTGCTCGTGAACGTGGGCGCGTTCACCCCGGGCAACCTCGAGAAGGCCGGCTACAAGACGAACCCGCTCGAGGACGCGGCGCTCAAGCAGAGCTACAAGATCTTCCCGGTCGACATGAACAAGCTGACCGAGATGGCGCTGGCCGGCTCGGGGCTGTCGTCGAAGGAGGTCGCGCGCTGCAAGAACTACTTCGCGCTCGGCCTCATGTACTGGCTCTACAGCCGCCCCATCGAGGCGCAGCTCGAGTCGATCCAGCGGAAGTTCGCGAAGAAGCCGGAGTTCGCCGCGGCCAACGCCGCCGTCTTCAAGGCGGGCCACGCCTACGGCGAGACGTCCGAGGTGTTCTTCCAGCGCTACGAGGTGCCGAAGTCGAAGCTCGCGCCCGGCACCTACCGCAGCGTGACCGGCAACTTCGCCACCGCCCTCGGCTTCGCCACGGTGGCGCGGCTCACGGGCAGGCAGGTGTTCCTCGGCAGCTACCCCATCACGCCCGCCACCGAGATCCTCCAGGAGATGTCGTACTTCAAGGAGCACGGGGTGGTGACGTACCAGGCCGAGGACGAGATCGCCGGCATCGGCTCCGCCATCGGCGCCGCCTTCGGCGGCGCGCTCGCCTGCACCACCACCTCCGGCCCCGGCCTCGCCCTCAAGACCGAGATGATGGGGCTCGCGGTGATCACCGAGCTGCCCCTCGTGGTCGTGAACGTGCAGCGCGGCGGCCCGTCGACGGGCATGCCGACCAAGACCGAGCAGGCGGACCTGCTCATGGCGCTCTTCGGCCGTCACGGCGAGGCGCCCATGCCGGTCATCGCGGCGCAGAGCCCCGCGGACTGCTTCTGGGCGGCGATCGAGGCGATGAAGATCGCCACCAAGTGGATGACGCCGGTGCTGCTGCTCACCGACGGCTACCTGGGCAACGGGTCCGAGCCGTTCAAGATCCCGAGCCTCGACGAGCTGCCGAAGCTGAAGGTGAGCTACCAGACCTCGCCCAACTACGCGGACGGCACGCAGTACATGCCGTACCTGCGCGACGACAAGCTCGTGCGCCCCTGGGCGATCCCGGGCACGCCGGGGCTCGAGCACCGCGTGGGCGGGCTCGAGAAGGACTCGCTCTCGGGCATGGTGTCCTACGACGGCATGAACCACGAGCGGATGGTGAAGACCCGCGCGCAGAAGATCCGCAACGTGGTGGAGGACGTGCCGGACGTCGAGACCTTCGGCGCGGCGAGCGGCGACCTCCTGCTCGTCTCCTGGGGCGGCACCTTCGGCGCGGTGCGCGGCGCCGCCGAGGAGCTGCAGGCGCGCGGCAAGGCGGTGGGCCACGTGCACCTGCGCTGGCTGAACCCGCTCCCGAAGAACCTGGGCGAGGTGCTGAAGGGGTTCAAGAAGGTGTTCGTGCCGGAGGTGAACGACGGGCAGCTCGCCTTCTACCTGCGCGGCAAGTTCCCGGGCGTGGATCCGCTGCAGTTCAACCGGATCAACGGCAAGCCCATCAAGATCAGCGAGCTCGTGGGCAAGGTCCTCGAGGTCCTGTAG
- a CDS encoding 2-oxoacid:ferredoxin oxidoreductase subunit beta — protein sequence MSTTNTTVNTALPTYTKKDFESGVDPRWCPGCGDYSIINQVQRALPAVGVKRENIVFISGIGCSSRFPYYMNNYGMHTLHGRAPSFASGLKVSRPELQVWIVTGDGDALAIGGNHFIHAMRRNLDLKMLLFNNRIYGLTKGQVSPTSELGKKTKTTPHGSPDYPFNPPALALGSGATFVARTVDVEGAHMGAVIKAAAEHKGSTLVEIFQNCPVFNDGAYDFLTDKAVKADALLRMEQGKPLLFGKDSKKGIRFNPQSAELEVVTLGEDGVTEKDILVHDAKREDPTIAFMLANLSTRPGFPTPIGVFRDVSLPTCEELTWKLIDGAKAKKPDASLEKLLDGGDTWTIG from the coding sequence ATGAGCACGACGAACACGACCGTGAACACCGCCCTCCCGACCTACACGAAGAAGGACTTCGAGTCCGGCGTCGACCCGCGCTGGTGCCCGGGCTGCGGCGACTACTCGATCATCAACCAGGTGCAGCGGGCGCTGCCCGCCGTCGGGGTGAAGCGCGAGAACATCGTCTTCATCTCCGGCATCGGCTGCTCCTCGCGCTTCCCGTACTACATGAACAACTACGGGATGCACACGCTGCACGGCCGCGCGCCCTCGTTCGCCTCGGGCCTCAAGGTGTCGCGGCCCGAGCTGCAGGTGTGGATCGTGACCGGCGACGGCGACGCGCTCGCCATCGGCGGCAACCACTTCATCCACGCGATGCGGCGCAACCTCGACCTGAAGATGCTGCTGTTCAACAACCGCATCTACGGGCTCACGAAGGGCCAGGTCTCCCCGACCTCCGAGCTCGGCAAGAAGACGAAGACCACGCCGCACGGCTCGCCGGACTACCCGTTCAACCCGCCGGCGCTCGCGCTCGGCTCCGGCGCCACCTTCGTCGCGCGCACCGTCGACGTCGAGGGCGCGCACATGGGCGCGGTCATCAAGGCCGCGGCCGAGCACAAGGGCAGCACGCTCGTCGAGATCTTCCAGAACTGCCCGGTGTTCAACGACGGCGCCTACGACTTCCTCACCGACAAGGCGGTGAAGGCGGACGCGCTGCTGCGGATGGAGCAGGGCAAGCCGCTCCTCTTCGGGAAGGACTCGAAGAAGGGGATCCGCTTCAACCCGCAGAGCGCCGAGCTCGAGGTGGTCACCCTCGGCGAGGACGGCGTGACCGAGAAGGACATCCTCGTCCACGACGCGAAGCGCGAGGACCCGACCATCGCCTTCATGCTGGCGAACCTCTCGACGCGCCCGGGCTTCCCCACGCCCATCGGCGTGTTCCGCGACGTCAGCCTGCCGACGTGCGAGGAGCTGACGTGGAAGCTCATCGACGGCGCGAAGGCGAAGAAGCCGGACGCGTCGCTCGAGAAGCTGCTCGACGGCGGCGACACCTGGACGATCGGCTAG
- a CDS encoding ferredoxin family protein, with product MTTAAAPAAKKDKKFKGVVVVNRENCKGCGFCVEFCPLHALELEKGYNAKGYHPPFLAKPELCNGCDMCGLFCPDFSIYGYREKLDSAAA from the coding sequence ATGACGACAGCAGCTGCACCTGCGGCGAAGAAGGACAAGAAGTTCAAAGGCGTCGTGGTCGTGAACCGCGAGAACTGCAAGGGCTGTGGGTTCTGCGTCGAGTTCTGCCCGCTGCACGCCCTCGAGCTCGAGAAGGGCTACAACGCGAAGGGATATCACCCGCCTTTCCTCGCAAAGCCGGAGCTCTGCAATGGCTGCGACATGTGCGGGCTCTTCTGCCCCGACTTCTCGATCTACGGCTACCGCGAGAAGCTCGACTCGGCCGCCGCCTAG
- a CDS encoding 2-oxoacid:acceptor oxidoreductase subunit alpha, whose product MSNATSSGTLTGSHYLDGDHACSEGAIAAGCRFAAGYPITPSTEVVERLAQRFPLVGGRFLQFEDELAASIALLGGAWGGAKACTVTSGPGFSLMMEHIGLAAITETPCVFFDVQRAGPSTGLPTQPAQGDMMQARFGSHGDYRLIALCPNSPQECFDLTVDAFNMAEEYRVPVLVMLDEVVGHMTEKVVIPDDSKLKITERRWTKKPPGEFKLFAPAEGSLVPEMVKPGDGYRIHVTGLTHDERGYPKMTVPEHEKMQMRLWDKIVLNADKIVKYEAKDLDDAEVVVVSYGITSRIAERAIQQARAAGVKVGSFRLITAWPFPEKEILQLSKKVKAFVVPELNLGQMVLEVQRIVEGRTKVVPVPHVGGTVHDPQVITNAIVGAVR is encoded by the coding sequence ATGTCAAACGCGACCTCTTCCGGAACCCTCACTGGCAGCCACTACCTGGACGGCGATCACGCCTGCAGCGAAGGCGCCATCGCCGCCGGCTGCCGGTTCGCCGCCGGCTACCCCATCACGCCCTCGACCGAGGTGGTCGAGCGGCTCGCGCAGCGCTTCCCGCTCGTCGGCGGCCGCTTCCTCCAGTTCGAGGACGAGCTCGCCGCGTCGATCGCGCTGCTCGGCGGCGCCTGGGGCGGCGCCAAGGCCTGCACCGTCACGTCGGGCCCCGGCTTCTCGCTCATGATGGAGCACATCGGCCTCGCCGCGATCACCGAGACGCCGTGCGTGTTCTTCGACGTGCAGCGCGCCGGCCCGTCGACCGGTCTCCCCACGCAGCCCGCCCAGGGCGACATGATGCAGGCGCGGTTCGGGTCGCACGGCGACTACCGCCTCATCGCGCTCTGCCCGAACTCGCCGCAGGAGTGCTTCGACCTCACCGTCGACGCCTTCAACATGGCCGAGGAGTACCGCGTCCCGGTCCTCGTGATGCTCGACGAGGTCGTCGGGCACATGACCGAGAAGGTGGTCATCCCGGACGACTCGAAGCTCAAGATCACCGAGCGGCGCTGGACGAAGAAGCCTCCGGGCGAGTTCAAGCTCTTCGCGCCCGCCGAGGGCAGCCTCGTCCCCGAGATGGTGAAGCCGGGTGACGGCTACCGCATCCACGTCACGGGCCTCACGCACGACGAGCGCGGCTACCCGAAGATGACGGTCCCCGAGCACGAGAAGATGCAGATGCGGCTCTGGGACAAGATCGTCCTCAACGCCGACAAGATCGTGAAGTACGAGGCGAAGGACCTGGACGACGCCGAGGTGGTGGTCGTCTCCTACGGCATCACCTCCCGCATCGCCGAGCGCGCCATCCAGCAGGCGCGCGCCGCGGGCGTGAAGGTGGGCTCGTTCCGCCTCATCACCGCCTGGCCCTTCCCGGAGAAGGAGATCCTCCAGCTCTCCAAGAAGGTGAAGGCGTTCGTCGTCCCCGAGCTGAACCTCGGCCAGATGGTGCTCGAGGTGCAGCGCATCGTCGAGGGCCGGACCAAGGTGGTCCCGGTCCCGCACGTGGGCGGCACCGTTCACGATCCGCAGGTCATCACCAACGCCATTGTGGGAGCCGTTCGATGA
- a CDS encoding 2-oxoacid:ferredoxin oxidoreductase subunit beta: protein MSAPVKENPVNKYLRMERMPSIWCPGCGIGTTVNCFARALDESKIPLDNLAVVSGIGCTGRVAGYMNVDSFHTTHGRAIPFATGLQLARPDLKVVVYSGDGDLSAIGGNHFIHAARRNADLLVVMVNNFTYGMTGGQVTPTTFRPAVASTTPYGAFEQTFNMPMLADSCGAVYVARWTAYHVKQLAKSMAEAINKRGFRFIEIAAPCPTLYLRRNKLGEGLDEMKFYKEKSVIRNGVDTREVALDYRKEITVGKFVDRERPTLEDAMEQRYKEALGAKYVPYVSPGAKAPATAEKPAA from the coding sequence ATGAGCGCGCCGGTCAAGGAGAACCCCGTCAACAAGTACCTGCGCATGGAGCGCATGCCGTCCATCTGGTGCCCCGGCTGCGGCATCGGCACGACGGTGAACTGCTTCGCGCGCGCGCTCGACGAGTCCAAGATCCCGCTCGACAACCTGGCGGTCGTCTCGGGCATCGGCTGCACCGGCCGCGTGGCGGGCTACATGAACGTGGACTCGTTCCACACGACGCACGGGCGCGCCATCCCGTTCGCGACGGGCCTGCAGCTCGCCCGCCCCGACCTGAAGGTGGTCGTGTACTCCGGTGACGGCGACCTGTCCGCCATCGGCGGCAACCACTTCATCCACGCGGCCCGCCGGAACGCCGACCTCCTCGTGGTCATGGTGAACAACTTCACCTACGGCATGACGGGCGGCCAGGTGACGCCGACCACGTTCCGCCCGGCGGTCGCCTCGACCACGCCGTACGGCGCGTTCGAGCAGACGTTCAACATGCCGATGCTCGCCGACTCCTGCGGCGCGGTGTACGTCGCCCGGTGGACGGCGTACCACGTGAAGCAGCTCGCCAAGTCGATGGCCGAGGCCATCAACAAGCGCGGCTTCCGCTTCATCGAGATCGCGGCGCCGTGCCCCACGCTGTACCTCCGCCGCAACAAGCTCGGCGAGGGGCTCGACGAGATGAAGTTCTACAAGGAGAAGAGCGTCATCCGGAACGGCGTCGACACGCGCGAGGTCGCGCTCGACTACCGCAAGGAGATCACGGTCGGCAAGTTCGTCGACCGCGAGCGGCCGACGCTCGAGGACGCGATGGAGCAGCGCTACAAGGAGGCGCTCGGCGCGAAGTACGTGCCGTACGTCTCGCCCGGCGCGAAGGCGCCCGCCACGGCCGAGAAGCCGGCCGCGTAG
- a CDS encoding 2-oxoacid:acceptor oxidoreductase family protein, protein MGPTEIKIGGLGGQGVILGGIIIGKAAALFDSKHSCLTQAFGPEARGSACSAQVVVDSEPILYPYVQKPHIMVAMSQDAFAKFSPELRPDGTLLIEEELVKPNGLPSTVKVFSVPATRIAEELGRKMVMNIVMVGFFTAVTGLVSEEAAREAVKDSVPPATIDLNMKAFQRGFDHGKKLVAKA, encoded by the coding sequence ATGGGTCCCACGGAGATCAAGATCGGCGGGCTGGGCGGCCAGGGCGTCATCCTGGGCGGCATCATCATCGGCAAGGCGGCGGCGCTGTTCGACAGCAAGCACTCGTGCCTCACGCAGGCCTTCGGCCCCGAGGCGCGCGGGTCTGCCTGCAGCGCACAGGTGGTCGTCGACAGCGAGCCGATCCTCTACCCGTACGTGCAGAAGCCGCACATCATGGTGGCGATGTCGCAGGACGCGTTCGCGAAGTTCTCGCCCGAGCTCCGGCCGGACGGGACGCTCCTCATCGAGGAGGAGCTCGTCAAGCCCAACGGCCTGCCGAGCACGGTGAAGGTGTTCTCGGTCCCGGCGACGCGCATCGCCGAGGAGCTCGGCAGGAAGATGGTGATGAACATCGTCATGGTCGGGTTCTTCACCGCCGTGACGGGCCTCGTGAGCGAGGAGGCGGCGCGGGAGGCGGTCAAGGACTCCGTCCCGCCGGCCACCATCGACCTGAACATGAAGGCGTTCCAGCGCGGCTTCGATCACGGCAAGAAGCTCGTCGCCAAGGCGTAA
- a CDS encoding tetratricopeptide repeat protein: MPAPRPPDAPLPSSRPFALRLPLVLVLGCAAACAGRAAVHPRAAEEVRRGYAYLEAADPERATVAFSHALEFDPDFPEALNGLGIVARREGDLDTARRRFERAVRLAPDFAEGHANLGETLLAAGREGGGTDALRAALRIDPDLADARQNLARALLRHGLDSPDRGARWAEARREYLHLLEAAPDRAAAHHDLAFMDYVEGRFERAEAGYRRAAELEPGSHEALHGLCVSLVRLARCDEAVRACERCLEVSPGADACRTSLRGARACE; this comes from the coding sequence ATGCCCGCGCCTCGCCCGCCCGACGCCCCCCTCCCCTCGTCCCGGCCCTTCGCTCTCCGTCTCCCTCTCGTACTCGTCCTCGGCTGCGCCGCCGCGTGCGCCGGGCGCGCCGCCGTGCACCCGCGCGCGGCGGAGGAGGTCCGGCGCGGCTACGCGTACCTGGAGGCGGCCGACCCGGAGCGCGCGACCGTCGCCTTCTCGCACGCGCTGGAGTTCGATCCCGACTTCCCGGAGGCGCTGAACGGCCTCGGGATCGTCGCTCGCCGCGAGGGAGACCTCGACACCGCGCGGCGGCGGTTCGAGCGGGCGGTGCGGCTCGCGCCCGACTTCGCCGAGGGGCACGCGAACCTGGGAGAGACGCTGCTCGCGGCGGGGCGCGAGGGTGGCGGCACCGACGCGCTCCGCGCCGCGTTGCGCATCGATCCCGACCTCGCCGACGCCCGCCAGAACCTCGCCCGCGCCCTCCTCCGCCACGGCCTGGACTCGCCCGATCGCGGCGCGCGCTGGGCCGAGGCCCGCCGCGAGTACCTGCACCTGCTCGAGGCGGCGCCCGATCGCGCCGCGGCGCACCACGACCTCGCCTTCATGGACTACGTGGAGGGGCGCTTCGAACGGGCGGAGGCGGGCTACCGGCGCGCCGCGGAGCTGGAGCCCGGCTCGCACGAGGCGCTGCACGGGCTCTGCGTCTCGCTCGTGCGGCTCGCGCGATGCGACGAGGCGGTCCGGGCGTGCGAGCGTTGCCTGGAGGTGTCGCCCGGCGCGGACGCCTGCCGGACGAGCCTGCGCGGCGCCCGCGCCTGCGAGTGA
- a CDS encoding ribbon-helix-helix domain-containing protein: MARKKLSTTVYITPEQDERLKLLHERTRVPVAEYIRQGIDLVLEKYRQALPGQLTLDDMGAKK; encoded by the coding sequence ATGGCCCGGAAAAAGCTCTCGACGACCGTCTACATCACGCCCGAGCAGGACGAGCGCCTCAAGCTCCTGCACGAGCGCACGCGTGTGCCCGTCGCCGAGTACATCCGGCAAGGCATCGACCTCGTGCTGGAGAAGTATCGCCAGGCGCTCCCCGGCCAGCTGACGCTCGATGACATGGGCGCCAAGAAGTAG